A stretch of the Saccharolobus caldissimus genome encodes the following:
- a CDS encoding BadF/BadG/BcrA/BcrD ATPase family protein codes for MDYLLIDAGGTSTKVYVYNNGKIINEYRFQPASVATVGIYRAVSTITSIVSSFNRKFKGIAISLAGIDSQSVARDVKNQLYPKLSRYAERIIIEHDAHVVLMSNADRGCVTISGTGSIVYGFDGKKRIVKGDRGWLVGDLCSGFWLGREFLRELLSEFQGLSARNFIYFSNFRNEDDLVKFLYENSCNQAKIASFSYNLLNAAKRGNKKAINILRNCLQQFSYIVKNVCESVNSNIIYYFGGMFESSIYVELFTKEVEKKGIKSIKSKNIINGLLRLLQL; via the coding sequence ATGGACTACTTACTAATAGATGCAGGGGGCACATCAACTAAAGTATATGTATATAATAATGGGAAAATTATAAATGAATACAGATTTCAACCAGCTAGTGTAGCTACTGTAGGGATTTATAGAGCTGTTTCTACAATAACTTCTATAGTATCATCGTTTAATAGAAAATTTAAAGGTATTGCAATTTCCTTAGCTGGAATAGATAGTCAGAGTGTCGCTAGGGATGTTAAAAATCAATTATATCCAAAGTTAAGCAGATACGCAGAAAGGATTATAATAGAGCATGATGCTCATGTTGTTTTGATGTCTAATGCTGATAGGGGTTGTGTAACTATTTCTGGTACTGGCAGTATAGTTTATGGATTTGACGGGAAGAAGAGAATAGTGAAGGGAGATAGAGGATGGTTAGTAGGTGATTTATGTTCAGGATTTTGGCTTGGGAGGGAGTTCTTAAGGGAACTATTAAGTGAGTTTCAAGGGCTATCTGCTAGAAATTTTATATATTTTTCAAATTTTAGAAATGAAGACGATTTAGTTAAATTCTTATATGAAAATTCTTGTAATCAAGCTAAGATTGCCTCATTTTCATATAATCTTCTAAATGCGGCAAAAAGGGGTAATAAAAAAGCTATTAATATATTAAGAAATTGCCTACAACAATTCTCATATATTGTTAAGAACGTTTGTGAGAGTGTAAATTCAAATATAATATATTATTTTGGGGGAATGTTCGAGTCATCTATCTATGTAGAGTTATTCACTAAAGAAGTTGAGAAAAAAGGAATAAAAAGTATTAAAAGTAAGAATATAATAAATGGATTACTTAGACTTTTACAACTCTAA
- the twy1 gene encoding 4-demethylwyosine synthase TYW1: MQSSLRIDTLSRIFSELQKEKYHIIGSHSAYKKCHWTHEALVSNRSCYKGKFYGIESHRCVQMTPSAAWCWFRCIHCWRLEPEDIGLDWDDTKMPAYDDPEYIVERSIEEHRKAVSGYLGREGVNVEKVRDAMKPAHVAISLTGEPTLYEKLGELIKEYHKRGLTTFLVTSGIRPDILASLEEEPTQLFVSLQAPNEIKHKMINRPVVANSWQLVMRTLEMLPSFSSPTVIRLTMIKGYNMSEEDAKEFANLIKIAMPTYIEVKAYMHVGPSTYRLSRDAMPKHKEIKEFAKILANYTGYNILSEHVPSRIVLLSILDRPIKIGNAWNEKWNWATIDMEDDMSGEYKEAELGCTEGSI, encoded by the coding sequence ATGCAAAGTAGCTTAAGAATAGATACGTTAAGCAGAATATTTAGTGAATTACAGAAGGAAAAATATCACATAATAGGTAGTCATAGTGCATATAAGAAATGCCACTGGACACATGAAGCATTAGTAAGTAATAGATCTTGTTATAAGGGTAAATTTTATGGAATTGAAAGTCATAGATGTGTCCAAATGACCCCTTCTGCTGCCTGGTGTTGGTTTAGATGTATACATTGTTGGAGATTAGAACCAGAAGACATAGGATTAGATTGGGATGATACAAAAATGCCTGCGTATGATGATCCAGAATATATAGTAGAGAGAAGCATAGAAGAACATAGGAAAGCCGTTTCTGGATATTTAGGAAGAGAAGGAGTTAATGTCGAAAAAGTTAGAGATGCAATGAAACCAGCACATGTAGCAATAAGTTTAACTGGAGAACCGACACTTTACGAAAAACTAGGTGAATTAATAAAAGAATATCATAAAAGAGGACTAACTACATTTTTAGTTACGAGTGGAATAAGACCAGATATTTTAGCGAGTTTAGAAGAAGAACCAACACAGTTATTCGTATCACTTCAAGCGCCTAATGAGATAAAACATAAAATGATTAACAGACCAGTAGTTGCTAATTCATGGCAATTAGTGATGAGAACTTTAGAAATGTTACCCAGTTTTAGTTCTCCTACTGTAATAAGATTAACTATGATAAAGGGATATAACATGAGTGAAGAGGATGCCAAAGAATTTGCTAATTTGATAAAAATTGCTATGCCAACTTATATAGAAGTTAAAGCATATATGCACGTAGGACCCTCTACATATAGATTAAGTAGAGACGCCATGCCTAAGCATAAAGAAATAAAGGAATTCGCTAAAATACTGGCTAATTATACTGGCTATAATATCCTATCAGAACACGTGCCAAGCAGAATAGTATTGTTAAGTATACTTGATAGGCCTATTAAGATAGGTAATGCGTGGAATGAAAAGTGGAATTGGGCTACTATAGATATGGAAGATGATATGAGTGGAGAATATAAGGAAGCAGAACTAGGATGTACTGAGGGATCTATTTGA
- a CDS encoding CTP-dependent riboflavin kinase — protein MAYSKTKSYVTQSELAKLLNISQQSVSRKLKELEDDKLIVRIISKEGEIIRLTEEGEKVLNSCLTTLKDAILSVHSLQIRGNIVSGLGEGRIFISMDYYKTQINKLLGFEPYPGTLNIVIYDKRSLENRLLLDSSSSLLIPEYKYKDRVLGAVKLYPASINNLKPAAVVIPLRTVHPKSVLEVISPYYLREKLNIKDGDEVVVEVYI, from the coding sequence ATAGCATATTCTAAGACAAAATCTTATGTAACACAATCTGAATTAGCGAAATTGCTAAATATCTCTCAGCAGTCAGTTTCTAGAAAATTAAAGGAATTAGAGGATGATAAATTAATAGTAAGAATTATATCTAAAGAGGGAGAAATAATAAGATTAACAGAAGAGGGAGAAAAGGTATTAAACTCATGCTTAACTACTTTAAAGGACGCAATATTATCAGTGCATAGCTTACAAATAAGGGGTAATATAGTATCTGGATTAGGAGAAGGAAGAATATTTATATCAATGGACTATTATAAAACACAAATAAATAAATTATTGGGATTTGAACCATATCCAGGTACATTAAATATTGTAATTTACGATAAACGATCCTTAGAAAATAGATTGTTACTTGACTCATCATCATCTTTACTAATTCCAGAATATAAATATAAGGATAGAGTATTAGGTGCAGTAAAACTATATCCTGCTTCTATTAATAACTTAAAACCAGCAGCTGTAGTGATACCTTTAAGGACCGTTCATCCAAAAAGTGTATTAGAGGTAATTTCTCCATATTATCTTAGAGAAAAACTAAACATAAAAGATGGTGACGAAGTAGTAGTAGAAGTTTACATTTAA
- the dph5 gene encoding diphthine synthase, whose protein sequence is MGVLNLVGLGISKKFLTEVAIRTLKESDIIYFDNYTSKSCDINVNTLREIVGNKGNIIEADRTLLENNSRLIMEYLDKNYKVSIAVIGDALIATTHVSLVVEAKQRGHEVNIIPGISVHCYIISKSLLSSYKFGKSVTITFPYDDFIDPAIYNVISENKQLGLHTILYLDLKEGRAMTANEAIQILLKLEGKFKMNVISKSDIIIVGARLGCDDERIIATTIEEALKADFGSTPHIIILPGNLHYMEADAIKWMLMK, encoded by the coding sequence ATGGGCGTATTAAACCTAGTAGGGCTTGGAATCTCTAAGAAATTCTTGACTGAGGTTGCAATAAGAACATTAAAAGAATCAGATATAATATATTTTGACAATTATACATCCAAATCTTGTGATATAAATGTTAACACTTTAAGGGAAATAGTGGGAAATAAAGGAAATATTATAGAAGCAGATAGAACATTATTGGAAAACAATTCTAGATTAATTATGGAATATCTAGACAAGAATTACAAGGTTAGTATAGCTGTTATAGGCGATGCGTTAATAGCAACAACTCATGTGTCATTGGTAGTAGAAGCTAAGCAAAGAGGACATGAAGTTAATATAATTCCTGGCATTTCGGTACACTGCTATATTATTTCAAAATCTTTACTTTCATCATATAAATTTGGAAAATCTGTAACTATTACTTTTCCATATGACGATTTTATTGATCCTGCAATATATAATGTTATAAGTGAAAATAAACAACTCGGTTTACATACCATATTATATTTAGATCTCAAAGAGGGGAGGGCTATGACTGCTAATGAGGCAATACAAATTTTATTAAAATTAGAAGGAAAATTCAAAATGAATGTAATCTCTAAATCAGATATTATAATAGTAGGAGCTAGGCTTGGTTGTGATGATGAGAGAATAATTGCTACTACCATAGAAGAAGCTCTTAAAGCTGATTTTGGGAGTACCCCACACATTATTATACTTCCTGGTAATCTTCATTATATGGAGGCTGATGCAATAAAATGGATGCTGATGAAGTAA
- a CDS encoding cytidylyltransferase family protein, giving the protein MDADEVRSRVEKYIKGMEERLKNVNMATIEEEKAKVIELARLYTEDSKYYLERGDYITALVDVVYAEGLLDAVSILSGKDPTSDVSKRVFVAGTFDIIHPGHIEFLREASKYGRVYAVVARDSNSEKIKGRKPINDEQTRLEIVKSIRYVFDAILGDQEDFLKSVERINPDIIFLGPDQKVDENKLLEELRKRGLNPQIIRLRERIKRWNHSSTTDIINEIKKRYCNS; this is encoded by the coding sequence ATGGATGCTGATGAAGTAAGGAGTAGAGTAGAGAAATATATAAAAGGAATGGAAGAACGGCTCAAGAACGTCAATATGGCGACGATAGAAGAAGAGAAGGCTAAAGTAATAGAGTTAGCGAGACTTTATACAGAAGATTCTAAGTATTATCTTGAGAGAGGTGATTATATAACTGCCCTAGTTGATGTCGTTTATGCTGAAGGTCTGCTAGACGCAGTTAGTATTTTATCTGGTAAAGATCCTACTTCAGATGTTTCTAAAAGAGTATTCGTAGCAGGTACGTTCGACATTATACACCCCGGACATATAGAATTTTTAAGAGAAGCCTCTAAATATGGTCGTGTATATGCTGTAGTAGCTAGGGATTCTAATTCGGAAAAAATTAAAGGCAGAAAACCTATTAATGATGAGCAAACGAGGTTAGAGATTGTAAAAAGTATAAGATATGTTTTTGACGCAATATTAGGTGATCAAGAGGATTTTCTTAAGAGCGTCGAAAGAATTAACCCAGATATAATTTTCTTAGGACCAGATCAAAAGGTTGATGAGAATAAGTTATTAGAAGAGCTAAGGAAAAGAGGACTTAATCCACAAATAATAAGGTTAAGAGAGAGGATAAAAAGGTGGAATCACTCAAGTACTACTGATATAATAAATGAGATTAAAAAAAGATACTGTAACTCTTAA
- a CDS encoding TATA-box-binding protein produces the protein MENIVATVTLEQNLDLYAMERSIPNIEYDPDQFPGLIFRLEQPKVTALIFKSGKMVVTGAKSTEELIKAVKRIIKTLKKYGIKIVGKPKIQIQNIVASANLHVHVNLDKAAFLLENNMYEPEQFPGLIFRMDDPRVVLLIFSSGKMVITGAKREDEAAKAVKKIFDKLSELDCIKPIEEEEELEL, from the coding sequence ATAGAAAACATCGTTGCTACTGTTACATTAGAGCAAAATCTAGACTTATATGCGATGGAGAGAAGTATTCCTAATATAGAATACGATCCAGATCAGTTTCCAGGATTAATATTTAGATTAGAACAGCCTAAAGTAACCGCTTTAATATTTAAGTCAGGTAAGATGGTAGTTACGGGCGCTAAAAGTACTGAAGAATTAATAAAAGCTGTAAAAAGAATTATAAAAACTCTTAAAAAATATGGTATAAAAATTGTTGGAAAACCTAAAATACAAATTCAAAACATAGTTGCCTCTGCTAACTTACACGTCCATGTTAACTTAGATAAAGCTGCTTTCTTACTAGAAAATAATATGTACGAGCCGGAACAGTTTCCAGGATTAATATTTAGAATGGACGATCCAAGAGTTGTACTTTTAATCTTTAGCAGTGGAAAAATGGTAATTACTGGGGCCAAGAGAGAAGATGAAGCAGCAAAAGCTGTAAAGAAAATATTCGATAAACTTAGCGAATTAGATTGCATTAAACCAATTGAAGAGGAAGAAGAATTAGAGTTGTAA
- a CDS encoding metallophosphoesterase, protein MLEIAKGIQIDEDLPVLFIKNINSIVLSDVHIGYEGEMSKKGIYIPRIQKKRFINIVNKAISVFNTKNIIVNGDFKHTFDRLTRQEKEELNEILTYLKNEGANLTIVKGNHDNYISLVTEKFDNVKLVEDLDIGEIFITHGHKQIIPRSDTIYIIGHEHPRLSIRDRLGFSRKFQCFLEVPIKNTPGSKIIILPAIGIYQAGNDISLIHSNYMSNLVKEYAILEKAKPYVIVEGEGIMEFPELGLLRNILI, encoded by the coding sequence ATGCTAGAAATAGCTAAAGGAATTCAGATAGATGAAGATCTGCCAGTACTATTCATCAAAAACATTAACAGTATAGTACTATCAGACGTACATATAGGCTATGAAGGAGAAATGTCAAAAAAGGGTATATATATTCCGAGAATACAGAAAAAAAGATTTATAAATATAGTAAATAAAGCAATATCAGTATTCAATACTAAAAATATTATAGTAAATGGAGACTTTAAACATACATTTGATAGATTAACTAGACAAGAAAAGGAGGAATTAAATGAAATATTGACATATTTAAAGAATGAAGGGGCAAACTTAACTATAGTAAAAGGAAACCATGATAATTATATTTCTTTGGTTACAGAAAAATTTGATAACGTAAAACTAGTTGAAGATTTAGATATTGGTGAAATTTTCATCACGCATGGTCATAAGCAAATAATACCTAGAAGTGATACGATATACATTATAGGACACGAACATCCTAGACTGTCTATAAGAGATAGGTTAGGATTTTCTAGGAAATTTCAATGTTTTTTAGAGGTTCCTATAAAGAATACCCCTGGTTCAAAAATTATAATTTTACCTGCAATTGGGATTTATCAAGCAGGAAATGATATATCATTAATTCATTCGAATTATATGAGCAATTTAGTAAAAGAATATGCAATTCTAGAAAAAGCGAAACCTTATGTCATAGTTGAGGGAGAGGGAATAATGGAATTTCCAGAATTAGGCCTCTTAAGGAACATACTTATTTAA
- a CDS encoding DUF5622 domain-containing protein produces the protein MLKHGKYVYVELNKDKYLKVRVLKSRDENSPERYILTGFVSKKRPIKAQVIKLENLPTEIRDKITKTFL, from the coding sequence TTGCTAAAGCATGGCAAGTATGTTTATGTGGAATTAAACAAGGATAAGTATTTAAAAGTGAGAGTTCTTAAAAGCAGGGATGAGAACTCACCAGAGAGATATATATTAACTGGATTTGTCAGCAAAAAGAGACCAATTAAAGCACAAGTAATAAAATTAGAGAATTTACCAACTGAAATAAGAGATAAAATAACTAAAACTTTTTTATAA